In one window of Pseudoalteromonas espejiana DSM 9414 DNA:
- a CDS encoding putative bifunctional diguanylate cyclase/phosphodiesterase has protein sequence MNAFNTLESINTVNMARWHELEQIMAHSMKNHYFKMVYQPLVSLTSGQLMGFESLVRCESPRYGIVGPDEFIPHVEQSGMILDLGDWILEQTLHDFSKMKKIGMEGITISLNISPVQIIEGDVFSKVMKLLRKHNVDPASIKVELTETALIHSPHKIAKTFEQFNKEGVKVWLDDFGTGYASLGLLRQFNIDGLKIDRSFINGIATNNEDFTLCSAIIAMAQRLGLETIAEGIEQREQLQILEQLGCDVAQGYLLGRPSSLENSTATWVK, from the coding sequence ATGAATGCTTTTAATACCTTAGAGTCTATAAATACGGTCAATATGGCTCGGTGGCATGAACTTGAGCAAATAATGGCTCACTCTATGAAAAACCATTACTTTAAAATGGTATATCAACCACTTGTGTCGTTAACCTCGGGTCAACTTATGGGCTTTGAGTCTTTAGTTCGATGTGAGTCTCCTCGCTACGGTATTGTTGGACCTGATGAATTTATTCCGCATGTAGAACAGTCAGGAATGATACTCGATTTAGGTGATTGGATATTAGAGCAAACCCTGCACGACTTTAGCAAAATGAAAAAAATAGGGATGGAGGGCATCACTATTTCTTTAAATATTTCACCGGTACAAATTATTGAAGGTGATGTGTTTTCTAAGGTAATGAAGCTGCTAAGAAAACACAATGTTGATCCGGCTTCAATAAAAGTAGAATTAACTGAAACGGCTTTGATCCATAGCCCTCATAAAATTGCTAAAACCTTCGAGCAATTTAATAAAGAAGGTGTAAAGGTTTGGCTGGATGATTTTGGGACTGGCTACGCCTCGCTTGGCTTATTGAGGCAGTTTAATATTGATGGATTGAAAATTGACCGCAGCTTTATTAATGGAATTGCAACTAATAATGAAGACTTTACTTTATGCAGTGCGATTATAGCTATGGCCCAGCGATTAGGCTTAGAAACGATAGCAGAGGGGATTGAACAGCGAGAGCAATTACAAATCCTTGAACAGTTAGGCTGCGATGTAGCGCAAGGTTATTTATTAGGTAGACCAAGTAGTTTGGAAAATAGCACAGCAACGTGGGTTAAATGA
- a CDS encoding Hpt domain-containing protein: MPIPEEYIDNSITQSHVLAQLEQDVGSLTLVRLVNLFINELEEMLTRLDAAIEEQNVDKIKEIMHVLKNSAALYGAMTLAALASQLHDSPPVNIKENISAAQIVQHNLEKTHDAYQLMAKNIT, translated from the coding sequence ATGCCAATACCAGAAGAATACATCGATAATAGTATTACCCAGTCACATGTTTTGGCTCAGCTTGAGCAAGACGTTGGCTCACTTACGCTTGTTAGGTTGGTAAACTTATTTATTAATGAACTTGAAGAAATGCTTACACGCTTAGACGCTGCTATTGAAGAGCAAAATGTAGATAAAATTAAAGAGATAATGCATGTCCTTAAAAATTCTGCAGCGCTTTATGGAGCTATGACGCTCGCGGCCCTTGCAAGTCAGCTACATGATTCACCTCCTGTAAATATCAAAGAGAATATTAGCGCTGCACAAATAGTTCAGCATAACTTAGAAAAAACCCATGATGCGTATCAGCTTATGGCAAAAAATATTACCTAA
- a CDS encoding sigma-54-dependent transcriptional regulator yields MNQTKQKALVYVVEDSIASGALYASQLEQAGYECKHFTDGYSALVAIKEVMPDVIVQDVCLPDISGLEVLQFVKKQPTPANVVMITSNSSIDVAVEAMRLGGFDFLEKPFSGQRLVSAVESASTQKESLPQNVPQEESHSASGFIGESLAMQTVFRLLDSAARSKACVFITGESGTGKEVCAQTLHDASPRNKGPFIAINCAAIPADLFESEFFGHVKGAFSGALSDRKGAVEVANGGTLFLDELCEMELNLQAKLLRFLQTGVFNRVGSSEVLHSNVRLVCATNRSPVVEVAEGRFREDLYYRLNVIPVKLPPLRERGNDILLLARHVLKQKSESNAKQFIGFSPEVEKLFCNYDWPGNIRELQNVIENTVVINEGEVIELDMLPSSFGVDSTASVKTASTLPANNPTQAGALMGVHDIEPLWQIEKRAIESAIEICDDNIPLAAAYLGVSASTIYRKIKGWS; encoded by the coding sequence ATGAATCAAACCAAACAAAAAGCGTTGGTGTATGTAGTAGAAGATAGTATTGCTAGTGGTGCACTATATGCTAGCCAATTAGAGCAAGCGGGGTATGAATGTAAACATTTTACAGACGGTTACTCTGCATTAGTTGCTATAAAAGAAGTTATGCCGGATGTAATTGTACAAGATGTATGTTTACCAGATATAAGCGGGCTTGAAGTTCTTCAGTTTGTTAAAAAGCAACCTACCCCAGCTAATGTAGTGATGATAACTTCTAACAGTTCTATTGATGTGGCCGTTGAGGCTATGCGCTTAGGTGGCTTCGATTTTTTAGAAAAGCCATTTTCAGGCCAGCGCCTAGTTAGCGCGGTAGAAAGTGCCTCTACCCAAAAAGAATCATTACCTCAAAATGTTCCTCAAGAAGAGTCTCACAGCGCATCTGGGTTTATTGGTGAATCTTTAGCGATGCAAACAGTTTTTAGGCTGTTAGATAGTGCCGCTCGAAGTAAAGCATGCGTATTTATTACTGGCGAAAGCGGCACAGGTAAAGAGGTATGTGCACAAACGTTACATGATGCAAGCCCAAGAAATAAAGGTCCATTTATCGCGATAAACTGTGCCGCTATTCCTGCGGACTTATTTGAGTCAGAATTTTTTGGCCATGTTAAAGGCGCTTTTAGCGGTGCATTAAGTGATAGAAAAGGTGCGGTAGAAGTTGCAAACGGAGGAACTTTATTTTTAGACGAATTATGCGAAATGGAGCTAAACCTGCAAGCTAAATTATTGCGGTTTTTGCAAACAGGTGTATTTAATCGTGTGGGCAGTAGCGAAGTTTTACACAGTAATGTAAGGCTTGTTTGTGCAACTAACCGTAGCCCTGTTGTAGAGGTTGCTGAAGGGCGATTCAGAGAAGATTTATACTATAGACTTAATGTTATTCCTGTTAAATTACCGCCACTGAGAGAGCGTGGTAACGATATATTGCTACTTGCTCGACATGTTTTAAAACAAAAAAGTGAGAGTAATGCAAAGCAGTTTATAGGTTTTTCACCAGAGGTAGAAAAGCTGTTTTGTAATTATGACTGGCCAGGAAATATCCGAGAGCTACAAAACGTAATTGAAAATACAGTTGTGATTAATGAAGGCGAAGTCATCGAGCTAGATATGCTACCTAGCTCATTCGGGGTTGACTCTACCGCTTCTGTAAAAACAGCGAGTACACTACCTGCAAACAACCCCACACAAGCAGGTGCGCTAATGGGTGTACATGACATAGAGCCATTATGGCAAATAGAAAAGCGTGCTATTGAATCTGCTATAGAAATTTGTGACGATAACATTCCACTCGCCGCTGCTTATTTAGGTGTAAGTGCATCTACAATATATAGAAAAATAAAAGGTTGGTCTTAA